A window of Candidatus Lokiarchaeota archaeon genomic DNA:
ATGCCAATCCTCAAGACTATGTTGATGAGGACATATTCGTATACCATTTGGATTCGCCGGGTCTCTGATGACATAAATCAAGGTTAGCAATCTTCTACTGAACCTGCTAGTTCTACCTAATTGAAGACTAATTAATCCTAAGAACTCAAGATGAATTGGCGTTTATTGGTGGTTCCGAAGAAGACCTGATTCTATACTGAAGAATTGGAGAACAACATGCATCTGTTTTGTGTAGTGAAATAGACTAGCCAGAAGAGTATTAAGTGAGTCTGGGGGCTCAAATTTTGTTGGCAGAAGCAGATGAGAAGGAGACCATACCAGAGGCTTCCGAGCTGAAATAGAATTGTCTTTGATAGTCTAGAGTAATCAAAAGAAATGATTAGCCAACTGCTAACCAGCTAGATATCATGAACTATGAGGCATACACCAATGTATCATGCAGTTATCCTAGCAGCAGGAGTAGGTTCCAGACTGAGACCACTAACAGACTCGAAACCGAAATGCTTAGTGAAAATTAACGGGCAATCCATATTGCAGTATCAGATCGACACGCTCAAAGGACAGGATGAAATTAGCCAGTTATCAGTTGTAACAGGCTATCAAGGAGAAATGCTACGAGACGAAATAGAGGGCATGGATCTTGGGTTTGTTGTAGAACTCGTTCATAATGAAGACTATGATAGAACTAACAACATGTTTTCTCTGAACCTTGCTCTTGAAAAAGTCTCCAGTGATGATTCTTTGTTATTAATGAATGGAGATGTGATTTGTGACAAGCGAATAATCGACGGAATCTTGAAATCTGGAGGAAAGGATTTGATCGCAGTTGATAGAGGGGTCTATTTAGAAGAATCAATGAAAGTATGTGGCTCTCCGAGGGTATTAACAAATATCTCAAAGAGCATATCTGAGAGTAACGCTTACGGTGTCTCAATCGATATTTACAGTTTTTCCCCTAAGTCTTGGCAATCATTGGAGAATAAAATGGCCAGCATAATCAATCAAGGAGAAGTGAACAAATGGGTTGAAGTCGCTATAAACGACTTGTTGCAAGATGCAAGCTACCCAGCAGCTCCTTACGATCTCAAAGGGAAACCATGGTGTGAGATTGATACGCTCGCAGATCTTGAGGTTGCTGAAACTCTCTTCAAAAAGGAAACAGGAATGGAAAGTATCGCATCTAGGAAAGCATACGTCTTTGACTTGGACGGGACTTTGATACTGGGTGATGAAGCAATTCAAGGTGCAAGGGAACTGGTCAAGTTTCTAGAGAATAGAGAAAAGGATGTCATTGTAGTAACTAACAATTCCTCTCGAGGCATAGATGAAACACAGCAAAAAGTAAGTAAACTCCTAGGCATAGAGATATCCGAAGAGAACGTATTTTCGTCAACCCATTCAACGATCCAGCACATCAA
This region includes:
- a CDS encoding HAD-IIA family hydrolase codes for the protein MRHTPMYHAVILAAGVGSRLRPLTDSKPKCLVKINGQSILQYQIDTLKGQDEISQLSVVTGYQGEMLRDEIEGMDLGFVVELVHNEDYDRTNNMFSLNLALEKVSSDDSLLLMNGDVICDKRIIDGILKSGGKDLIAVDRGVYLEESMKVCGSPRVLTNISKSISESNAYGVSIDIYSFSPKSWQSLENKMASIINQGEVNKWVEVAINDLLQDASYPAAPYDLKGKPWCEIDTLADLEVAETLFKKETGMESIASRKAYVFDLDGTLILGDEAIQGARELVKFLENREKDVIVVTNNSSRGIDETQQKVSKLLGIEISEENVFSSTHSTIQHIKERGFAKVYPVGTKSFVSDLLAHEIEVGDSNPDAVVIAFDTELNYEKIRAASLLIRKGTPFIATHADKICPTSEGFIPDAGSILALFTAATGRNPNRILGKPSPEFIHNIAESRNLRIEDFAVIGDRLHTDIKMGLDAGCVTAIVLSGDTRTADLSKSTYLPDYAFCHVGEMLDYLLEFYKGEM